Proteins from a single region of Starkeya sp. ORNL1:
- a CDS encoding ABC transporter permease yields MPLRLERQENVPAYGLVLAPLMALVFTLIVGAIMFVLIGQDPVRAFGIYFVEPLTDLWTIQELIVKACPLLLIGIGLSFCYRANRWNIGAEGQYVAGAVVGSWLALMTHGMDAGPWVLPAMLLLGSIGGALWGLIPAFLRVRFGASEILTSLMLVYVAQLGLDYLVRGPWRDPAGFNFPQSVTFDDNALMPLLMEEGRLHGGIIIALVVVAVATFVLGRTLVGFSIALGGSAPRAAAFAGFDERNVTYGVFAVSGALAGLAGIIEVAGPIGQLQPSISPGYGFTAIIAAMLGRLHPVGVLIASLVLALTYIGGEAAQVSMRMPFDVTRVFQGTLLIAILASDVLVRYRVRRVEGHAHA; encoded by the coding sequence ATGCCGCTTAGGTTGGAGCGGCAGGAGAATGTGCCGGCCTATGGGCTGGTACTGGCGCCGCTCATGGCGCTGGTGTTCACGCTGATCGTCGGCGCCATCATGTTCGTGCTGATCGGCCAGGATCCGGTCCGCGCGTTCGGCATCTATTTCGTCGAGCCGCTGACCGATCTGTGGACCATCCAGGAACTGATCGTCAAAGCCTGTCCGCTGCTCTTGATCGGCATCGGCCTGTCCTTCTGCTACCGCGCCAATCGCTGGAACATCGGCGCCGAAGGCCAGTATGTCGCCGGCGCGGTGGTTGGCTCATGGCTCGCCTTGATGACCCACGGCATGGACGCCGGGCCATGGGTGCTCCCGGCCATGTTGCTGCTAGGGTCGATCGGCGGGGCGCTGTGGGGGCTGATCCCGGCTTTCCTGCGCGTGCGCTTCGGTGCCAGCGAAATCCTCACCAGCCTGATGCTGGTCTATGTCGCCCAGCTCGGGCTCGACTATCTGGTGCGCGGTCCCTGGCGCGATCCGGCGGGCTTCAACTTCCCGCAGAGCGTGACCTTCGACGACAACGCGCTGATGCCGCTCTTGATGGAAGAAGGACGCCTGCACGGCGGCATCATCATCGCCCTCGTGGTGGTGGCGGTGGCGACCTTCGTGCTGGGACGCACTTTGGTTGGCTTCTCCATCGCACTCGGCGGTTCCGCGCCACGTGCCGCGGCCTTTGCCGGCTTCGACGAGCGCAACGTTACCTATGGCGTGTTCGCGGTGTCCGGCGCGCTCGCCGGCCTTGCCGGCATCATCGAGGTGGCCGGCCCGATCGGGCAATTGCAGCCGTCGATCTCGCCGGGCTACGGCTTCACCGCCATCATCGCCGCCATGCTCGGCCGGCTGCATCCGGTCGGCGTGCTGATCGCAAGCCTGGTGCTGGCGCTCACCTATATTGGCGGCGAGGCGGCGCAGGTGTCGATGCGCATGCCGTTCGACGTCACCCGGGTGTTCCAGGGCACGCTGCTGATCGCCATCCTCGCTTCGGATGTGCTGGTGCGCTACCGCGTGCGCCGGGTCGAGGGGCATGCCCATGCTTGA
- a CDS encoding ABC transporter permease, with protein sequence MLDTVVLGAVLASVVAAATPLLLAALGELVAERAGTLNLGVEGMMIIGAAVGYATAYGTGSLLLGTLAGILAGVLLSLVFAGLAIWLATNQVASGLATTILGLGLAGLIGAPYVGTRLDGAPELNIPGLSHIPVIGPVVFGQDAFVYASLLLLAAVTYGFARTRLGLILRAVGENHAAAHALGHPVRKIRTLAVMFGGACAGLAGAHLSLAYTPFWASDMTAGRGWIALALVVFSAWKPLWLLAGAYLFGAVSILQLHVQGFGLGIPSQLLSSLPYLATIAALVIISALKKGQGAPGSLGVPFVPDR encoded by the coding sequence ATGCTTGACACCGTGGTGCTCGGCGCGGTGCTGGCCAGCGTGGTCGCGGCAGCGACACCGTTGTTGCTCGCCGCGCTCGGCGAACTGGTTGCGGAGCGCGCCGGCACGCTCAATCTCGGTGTCGAGGGCATGATGATCATCGGCGCCGCGGTCGGCTATGCCACCGCCTATGGCACCGGGAGCCTGTTGCTCGGGACGCTGGCCGGCATCCTTGCAGGTGTGCTGCTGTCGCTGGTGTTTGCCGGCCTCGCCATCTGGCTCGCCACCAACCAGGTGGCCTCGGGCCTCGCCACCACCATCCTTGGCCTCGGCCTCGCCGGGCTGATCGGCGCGCCCTATGTCGGCACTCGGCTCGACGGCGCGCCGGAGCTAAACATACCGGGCCTGAGCCATATCCCGGTGATCGGGCCGGTGGTGTTCGGCCAGGACGCCTTCGTCTATGCCTCGCTGCTCCTGCTCGCCGCCGTCACCTATGGCTTTGCGCGCACGCGGCTTGGGCTCATCCTTCGCGCGGTGGGCGAGAACCACGCCGCCGCGCACGCACTCGGCCATCCCGTGCGCAAGATACGGACGCTTGCCGTGATGTTCGGCGGCGCCTGCGCCGGTCTCGCCGGGGCGCACCTGTCGCTGGCCTATACGCCGTTCTGGGCCAGCGACATGACCGCGGGACGCGGCTGGATCGCGCTGGCGCTGGTGGTGTTCTCGGCCTGGAAGCCGCTCTGGCTATTGGCCGGCGCCTACCTGTTCGGCGCGGTCTCGATCTTGCAACTGCACGTTCAGGGCTTCGGCCTCGGCATACCCTCGCAGCTGCTCTCCTCGTTGCCCTATCTTGCCACCATTGCGGCGCTGGTCATCATATCGGCGTTGAAGAAGGGGCAGGGGGCACCGGGCTCGCTGGGCGTGCCGTTCGTGCCGGACCGCTGA
- a CDS encoding BMP family ABC transporter substrate-binding protein, translating into MRKIFSLAVALAAGAGLVGLGLAGAHTAANAAEKLKVGFVYVGPVGDFGWSYQHDVARKAVEKALGDKVETSFVENVPEGPDAERVIEQLARAGNKLIFTTSFGFMEPTVKVAKRYPKVMFEHATGFKRDKNLATYAARFYEGRYVLGQIAAKTSKSGVVGYIGAFPIPEVISGINSFMLGAQSVRPDMKVKIIWVNAWFDPAKEADAAKALIDQGADVITQHTDSPAAMQAAESRGVKAFGQDSDMIQFGKNAQLTAIVNNWSDYYIDRVKLALDGKWTSIDTWGGLNTDMVHLAPFTNMPDDVKKLAEDTEAKIKVGTLHPFQGPVYKQDGTLAVKPGENLADKDILSMNWYVKGIDDKVPGQ; encoded by the coding sequence ATGCGCAAGATTTTCTCACTGGCGGTCGCGCTTGCCGCGGGGGCTGGGCTCGTCGGCCTTGGCCTCGCCGGTGCACACACCGCCGCAAACGCCGCCGAGAAGCTCAAGGTGGGCTTCGTCTATGTCGGGCCGGTCGGCGATTTCGGCTGGAGCTACCAGCACGATGTCGCCCGCAAGGCGGTGGAGAAGGCCCTCGGCGACAAGGTCGAGACCAGCTTCGTCGAGAACGTACCGGAAGGTCCGGATGCCGAGCGCGTGATCGAGCAGTTGGCCCGTGCCGGCAACAAGCTGATCTTCACCACCTCCTTCGGCTTCATGGAGCCGACGGTGAAGGTGGCGAAGCGCTATCCGAAGGTGATGTTCGAGCACGCCACCGGCTTCAAGCGCGACAAGAACCTCGCCACCTATGCCGCCCGCTTCTATGAGGGGCGCTACGTCCTCGGCCAGATCGCGGCCAAGACCTCGAAGAGCGGCGTGGTCGGCTATATCGGCGCCTTCCCGATCCCGGAGGTCATTTCCGGCATCAACTCCTTCATGCTCGGCGCGCAGTCGGTGCGGCCCGACATGAAGGTCAAGATCATCTGGGTCAATGCCTGGTTCGACCCGGCCAAGGAGGCCGACGCCGCCAAGGCGCTGATCGACCAGGGCGCCGACGTGATCACCCAACATACCGACAGCCCAGCCGCCATGCAGGCGGCGGAGTCCCGCGGCGTGAAGGCGTTCGGCCAGGATTCCGACATGATCCAGTTCGGCAAGAACGCCCAGCTGACCGCCATCGTGAACAACTGGTCGGACTATTACATCGACCGGGTGAAGCTGGCGCTCGACGGCAAGTGGACCTCGATCGACACCTGGGGCGGGCTCAATACCGACATGGTGCATCTGGCGCCCTTCACCAACATGCCGGACGACGTGAAGAAGCTGGCCGAGGATACCGAGGCCAAGATCAAGGTCGGCACGCTGCATCCCTTCCAGGGCCCGGTCTACAAGCAGGACGGCACGCTCGCGGTGAAGCCCGGCGAGAACCTGGCCGACAAGGACATCCTGTCGATGAACTGGTACGTCAAGGGCATCGACGACAAGGTGCCGGGGCAGTAA
- a CDS encoding allantoate amidohydrolase — protein sequence MGQSIPLDIEALGRRAASMIEALGAISSSPDHLTRLFLTPEHRRAADLVASWMRDAGLGVSEDALGTVRGHWWPAGEEAPRLLLGSHIDTVEDAGKYDGCMGVVLALLAVETIAKAGLKPAYGIDVLAFGDEEGSRFPTTLSASSAIAGVFQPSMLVAKDADGVSFEDAVRAYGKDPADIPSAAYDPNRVIAYVEAHIEQGPVLEVEDQPLGIVSAIAGASRLSVTVTGEAGHAGTVPMRLRHDALLGAAEMALAVEKIAKADRHGMVATVGRVHVDPGAVNVIPARVVFTIDLRSGSDSSRRDALTRFEREAHKIADHRGLGVVISAFHEVATVPCYRDLEVRLSNAVAELGHRAPVMPSGAGHDGQAVSKLCPVGMLFVRCKGGVSHNPAEYASPADMGLAAAALVRFIERFELPKTGSATGVST from the coding sequence ATGGGTCAAAGCATTCCGCTGGACATCGAGGCGCTGGGCCGCCGCGCCGCGTCGATGATCGAGGCGCTGGGCGCGATCTCCTCCTCGCCCGACCATCTCACTCGCCTGTTCCTCACCCCCGAGCACCGCCGCGCCGCCGATCTCGTCGCCTCCTGGATGCGCGACGCGGGCCTGGGTGTGTCAGAAGACGCGCTCGGCACGGTGCGCGGCCATTGGTGGCCGGCGGGCGAAGAAGCGCCGCGCCTGCTGCTCGGCTCGCACATCGACACGGTTGAAGACGCCGGCAAATATGATGGCTGCATGGGCGTTGTGCTGGCGCTGCTCGCGGTCGAGACCATTGCCAAAGCGGGGCTGAAGCCCGCCTATGGCATTGATGTGCTGGCGTTCGGCGACGAGGAAGGCTCGCGCTTCCCGACCACGCTCTCCGCTTCCTCCGCGATCGCCGGGGTTTTCCAGCCCTCCATGCTGGTCGCGAAGGACGCCGATGGCGTCAGCTTTGAGGACGCCGTGCGCGCCTATGGCAAGGACCCGGCCGATATTCCCTCAGCGGCCTATGATCCGAACCGGGTCATTGCCTATGTCGAGGCGCACATCGAGCAGGGGCCGGTACTGGAGGTCGAGGATCAGCCGCTCGGCATCGTCTCCGCCATTGCCGGCGCTTCGCGCCTCTCCGTCACCGTCACCGGTGAGGCGGGCCATGCCGGCACCGTGCCGATGCGGCTGCGCCATGATGCGCTGCTCGGCGCCGCCGAGATGGCATTGGCGGTGGAGAAGATCGCCAAGGCGGACCGTCACGGCATGGTGGCGACCGTCGGGCGCGTGCATGTCGATCCGGGCGCGGTGAATGTCATCCCGGCGCGCGTGGTCTTCACCATCGATCTGCGCTCCGGTTCGGATTCTTCGCGGCGCGACGCGCTGACCCGGTTCGAGCGCGAGGCTCACAAAATCGCCGATCATCGCGGCCTCGGCGTCGTCATCTCGGCCTTCCATGAGGTGGCGACCGTGCCTTGCTACCGCGACCTCGAGGTACGCTTGAGCAATGCTGTAGCCGAGCTTGGGCATCGTGCGCCGGTGATGCCCTCCGGCGCCGGCCATGACGGGCAGGCAGTGTCGAAGCTCTGTCCGGTCGGCATGCTATTCGTGCGTTGCAAGGGCGGCGTCAGCCATAATCCCGCGGAATATGCCAGCCCTGCCGATATGGGACTTGCAGCCGCCGCGCTGGTACGCTTCATCGAACGCTTCGAACTGCCGAAGACAGGCAGTGCCACCGGAGTATCGACGTGA
- a CDS encoding ArgE/DapE family deacylase, whose protein sequence is MTSASADFDAQRFALETEFLKALVRVPSDNPPGDCAPHAEVAAKLLEELGFTVERHVVAEPFVKTYGMRSVVNLVVRTTFGSGKGPVIALNAHGDVVPPGEGWTFNPYGAEEKGGAIYGRGAAVSKSDFATYTFALLALKEQPEGLDGRVELHFTYDEEAGGFLGPKWLLEHELTKPDYALSAGFSYSVVIAHNGALHLEIVVRGKQAHAALPETGADALEAATRILTAIYAERARLYGITSATPGIGSPKITVGLISGGINTNVVPDRIVMRVDRRLTPEEDGLAVEAALTTLIERAVADRPGIEVECRRIILAEPLRTLPGTERLVEAIQKHATEVLGVTPPATAVPLYTDARHYTAQGIPTVLYGAGPRTILEANAHAADEHVRLDDLKAATIIVERALRDLLKAR, encoded by the coding sequence GTGACCAGCGCCAGTGCCGATTTCGACGCCCAGCGTTTTGCCCTGGAGACGGAGTTCCTGAAAGCGCTGGTGCGGGTGCCGAGCGACAACCCGCCGGGCGACTGCGCGCCGCATGCCGAGGTCGCCGCGAAGCTGCTGGAAGAACTGGGCTTCACCGTCGAGCGCCATGTCGTCGCGGAGCCGTTCGTGAAGACCTATGGCATGCGCTCGGTGGTGAACCTGGTGGTGCGCACCACGTTCGGCAGTGGCAAGGGACCGGTGATCGCGCTGAACGCCCATGGCGACGTGGTGCCGCCGGGCGAGGGCTGGACCTTCAATCCCTATGGCGCCGAGGAAAAGGGTGGGGCCATCTATGGCCGCGGCGCGGCGGTGTCGAAGTCGGACTTCGCCACCTACACCTTCGCGCTGCTCGCGCTCAAGGAGCAGCCGGAAGGGCTCGACGGCAGGGTCGAGCTGCATTTCACCTATGACGAGGAGGCGGGCGGCTTTCTCGGGCCGAAATGGCTGCTGGAGCACGAGCTGACCAAGCCGGACTATGCGCTCTCCGCCGGCTTCTCCTATTCGGTGGTCATTGCCCATAATGGCGCGCTGCATCTCGAAATCGTGGTGCGCGGCAAGCAGGCCCATGCCGCGCTGCCGGAGACCGGCGCCGACGCGCTGGAGGCGGCGACCAGGATCCTCACTGCCATCTACGCGGAACGCGCGCGGCTCTATGGCATCACCAGCGCGACGCCGGGCATCGGCTCCCCCAAGATCACCGTCGGCCTGATCTCCGGCGGCATCAACACGAATGTGGTGCCGGACCGCATCGTCATGCGCGTCGACCGCCGGCTGACGCCGGAAGAGGACGGCCTTGCCGTCGAGGCGGCGCTCACCACGCTGATCGAACGGGCGGTGGCGGATCGCCCCGGTATCGAGGTCGAGTGCCGGCGCATCATCCTCGCCGAGCCGCTGCGCACGCTGCCGGGCACCGAACGCCTGGTCGAGGCGATCCAGAAGCACGCCACCGAGGTGCTCGGCGTGACGCCGCCGGCGACCGCGGTACCGCTCTATACCGATGCCCGTCATTACACGGCGCAGGGCATTCCGACGGTGCTCTATGGCGCCGGCCCTCGTACCATTCTCGAGGCCAACGCCCACGCCGCCGATGAGCATGTGCGCCTCGATGATCTCAAGGCCGCGACCATCATCGTCGAACGAGCGCTGCGGGACCTGCTCAAGGCACGGTGA
- a CDS encoding DUF4239 domain-containing protein — MTAFWQWLVPQPVWVILLVVGAIPIITGLAVYVLALSAPVVRWVKPQEIAPPYLGAVTLLFALFASLMMGDIWHRETRVGEIVQEEARSLRAALDIAAVCGAPCDDARDATYGYARLLANQEWRRSWVHLSPLADAGLDRLLSSLKTINTDNAARTSLLTQHQQLRRLRSERYGIMNFDMAPHRWNMLIMLGVLTQLVLASVHVGRRVALTVVLGLFTAAFVVTLVYMAELAWPAADATVISPEDLHYILLVPNGS; from the coding sequence ATGACGGCGTTCTGGCAATGGCTGGTGCCGCAGCCGGTGTGGGTGATCCTGCTGGTGGTCGGCGCCATCCCGATCATCACTGGTCTTGCGGTCTATGTCCTTGCCCTCTCGGCGCCGGTGGTGCGGTGGGTGAAGCCGCAGGAGATCGCCCCGCCTTATCTCGGTGCCGTCACCCTGCTGTTCGCGCTGTTTGCATCGCTGATGATGGGCGACATCTGGCACCGGGAGACGCGGGTCGGCGAGATCGTCCAGGAGGAAGCGCGGAGCCTGCGCGCCGCGCTCGACATCGCCGCGGTGTGCGGGGCGCCGTGCGATGATGCGCGCGATGCGACCTATGGCTATGCGCGCCTGCTCGCCAACCAGGAGTGGAGGCGCAGCTGGGTCCATCTGAGCCCATTGGCCGATGCCGGCCTCGACCGGCTCTTGTCGTCGCTGAAGACGATCAACACCGACAATGCGGCGCGCACCAGCCTGCTGACCCAGCATCAGCAATTGCGGCGGCTGCGCAGCGAGCGCTACGGCATCATGAATTTCGACATGGCGCCGCACCGCTGGAACATGCTCATCATGCTCGGCGTGCTGACACAGCTTGTCCTTGCCTCGGTGCATGTCGGCCGCCGCGTGGCGCTGACCGTGGTGCTCGGCCTGTTCACCGCCGCCTTCGTGGTGACGCTGGTCTACATGGCCGAGTTGGCGTGGCCGGCCGCAGACGCAACCGTCATCTCGCCGGAGGATCTCCACTACATCCTGCTGGTGCCGAACGGAAGCTGA
- a CDS encoding prolyl oligopeptidase family serine peptidase — protein MNDATIAASAAAFRSDPEHVAVTEPVAGSDRPVHLIYVEMRDGLYAPIGLRVPAGQGPFPLVLFASGNGGGGMRMIRDFTHNQSWTQERFLDAGYAVAWTRYRAEVDYAYDRVGPLVEDIRQGRQLLNRGPLEYEDLISIAEYAKTLPFIDPERIGYMGMSHGGEMALKIASEYRGIRAMIASEPASHEFVRLRPDTTAHIDPRTGLLNVEKMLMRDPAKVRARITEDVAQARVAPIATPILVQGRDSDELQGIFRVSYDLLAEAGKDARWKSYDHDVHGFVYVKRNAAGVYEPDPVQTEAVGDSIAFFDEYLKG, from the coding sequence ATGAACGATGCCACCATCGCGGCGTCTGCCGCCGCATTCCGTTCGGATCCGGAGCATGTCGCGGTCACCGAGCCAGTCGCCGGCTCCGACCGGCCGGTCCATCTCATCTATGTCGAAATGCGCGACGGCCTCTATGCGCCCATCGGACTGCGCGTGCCAGCCGGGCAGGGGCCGTTCCCGTTGGTGCTGTTTGCTTCCGGCAATGGCGGCGGCGGCATGCGAATGATCCGCGATTTCACCCATAACCAGAGCTGGACGCAGGAGCGGTTCCTCGATGCCGGCTATGCGGTTGCCTGGACGCGCTATCGTGCCGAGGTGGACTACGCCTATGACCGGGTGGGGCCACTGGTCGAGGACATAAGGCAAGGGCGGCAGCTGCTGAACCGCGGGCCGCTGGAATATGAGGATCTCATCTCCATCGCCGAATACGCCAAGACGCTGCCCTTCATCGATCCGGAGCGCATCGGCTACATGGGCATGAGCCATGGCGGCGAGATGGCGCTGAAGATCGCCTCAGAATACCGCGGCATCCGGGCGATGATCGCCAGCGAGCCCGCCTCGCACGAATTCGTCCGGCTGCGGCCGGATACCACGGCGCATATCGACCCACGCACCGGCCTGCTCAATGTCGAGAAGATGCTGATGCGCGATCCGGCCAAGGTGCGGGCGCGGATCACCGAGGATGTGGCGCAGGCCCGCGTTGCACCGATCGCGACGCCGATCCTGGTGCAGGGCCGCGACAGCGACGAATTGCAGGGCATTTTCCGCGTCAGCTACGACCTGCTCGCCGAGGCGGGGAAGGACGCGCGCTGGAAGTCCTACGACCATGACGTGCACGGCTTCGTCTATGTGAAGCGCAACGCGGCTGGCGTCTATGAACCCGACCCGGTGCAGACCGAGGCGGTGGGGGATTCGATCGCGTTTTTCGACGAGTATCTGAAAGGGTAG
- the rimO gene encoding 30S ribosomal protein S12 methylthiotransferase RimO, whose protein sequence is MADAASLDAPIAAPGAAPRISFVSLGCPKALVDSERIVTRLRAEGYELSRQHEGADLVIVNTCGFLDSAKAESLAAIGDALKENGKVIVTGCMGAEPEQIRDVHPSVLAITGPQQYESVLDAVHIAVPPQHDPFLDLVPPQGVKLTPRHYAYLKISEGCNNRCTFCIIPKLRGDLVSRPAGDVLREAEKLVAAGVKELLVISQDTSAYGVDLKYAESKWRDREVRARFLDLARELGTLGAWVRMHYVYPYPHVDEVIGLMADGVILPYLDIPFQHSSPTVLKRMKRPAAQEKTLARIKAWREACPDLTLRSTFIVGFPGETEAEFQELIDFLDEAELDRVGCFKYEPVRGAPANDLGDAVPDEVKQERWDRFMATQQRVSARRLKRKVGTRQQVIIDSVGPTVAIGRSKADAPEIDGVVHVAARRPLRVGEIATVKIERADAYDLHGTAVGF, encoded by the coding sequence ATGGCCGACGCCGCGTCGCTGGACGCCCCTATTGCCGCGCCCGGTGCGGCGCCGCGCATCTCCTTCGTTTCGCTCGGCTGCCCCAAGGCGCTGGTCGACAGCGAGCGCATCGTCACGCGACTGCGCGCCGAGGGCTATGAGCTCTCGCGGCAGCACGAGGGCGCCGACCTCGTCATCGTCAATACCTGCGGCTTCCTGGACAGCGCCAAGGCGGAAAGCCTCGCCGCCATCGGCGACGCACTCAAGGAGAACGGCAAGGTCATCGTCACCGGCTGCATGGGCGCCGAACCGGAGCAGATCCGCGACGTGCACCCCAGCGTGCTCGCCATCACCGGCCCCCAGCAATATGAAAGCGTGCTGGACGCGGTGCACATCGCGGTGCCGCCGCAGCACGACCCGTTCCTCGATCTGGTGCCGCCGCAGGGCGTGAAGCTCACGCCCCGCCACTACGCTTATCTAAAGATTTCAGAAGGTTGCAACAATCGGTGCACCTTCTGCATCATCCCCAAGCTGCGCGGCGACCTGGTCAGCCGGCCGGCCGGCGACGTACTGCGCGAGGCCGAGAAGCTGGTCGCCGCCGGGGTGAAGGAACTCCTCGTCATCTCGCAGGACACCTCGGCCTATGGCGTCGATCTGAAATATGCCGAGAGCAAGTGGAGGGATCGTGAGGTCCGCGCCCGCTTCCTCGATCTGGCCCGCGAGCTCGGCACGCTCGGCGCGTGGGTGCGCATGCACTATGTCTACCCCTACCCGCATGTCGACGAAGTGATCGGGCTGATGGCGGACGGGGTGATCCTTCCCTATCTGGACATCCCGTTCCAGCACTCCTCCCCCACCGTGCTAAAGCGCATGAAGCGCCCGGCGGCGCAGGAGAAGACGCTGGCGCGCATCAAGGCATGGCGCGAGGCCTGCCCGGACCTGACGCTGCGCTCAACCTTCATCGTCGGCTTCCCCGGCGAGACCGAGGCCGAGTTCCAGGAACTTATCGACTTCCTCGACGAGGCCGAGCTCGATCGCGTCGGCTGCTTCAAATATGAGCCGGTCCGCGGCGCACCCGCCAATGACCTCGGCGATGCGGTGCCGGACGAGGTGAAGCAGGAGCGCTGGGATCGCTTCATGGCGACGCAGCAGCGCGTCAGCGCCCGCCGCCTCAAGCGCAAGGTCGGCACCCGCCAGCAGGTCATCATCGACAGCGTCGGCCCGACGGTGGCCATCGGCCGCTCGAAGGCTGACGCCCCGGAGATCGACGGCGTGGTGCATGTCGCCGCGCGCCGTCCGCTCCGCGTCGGCGAGATCGCCACCGTAAAGATCGAGCGCGCCGACGCCTATGACCTGCACGGCACCGCCGTCGGGTTCTGA
- a CDS encoding antibiotic biosynthesis monooxygenase, translating to MFLAMNRFKVVRGSEEEFERVWRERDSYLAQVPGFKAFSLLRGPAKDDHTLYASHSIWNSRADFEAWTRSEAFRAAHRSAGGNKPLYLGHPELELFDAVIEQATDRAA from the coding sequence ATGTTCCTCGCCATGAACCGCTTCAAGGTCGTCCGCGGCTCCGAGGAGGAGTTCGAACGCGTCTGGCGCGAGCGCGACAGCTATCTGGCGCAGGTGCCGGGCTTCAAGGCATTCAGCCTGCTCCGCGGCCCCGCAAAGGACGACCACACGCTCTACGCCTCGCACAGCATCTGGAACTCACGCGCCGACTTCGAAGCCTGGACCCGCTCGGAAGCCTTCCGCGCCGCCCACCGCTCCGCCGGCGGCAACAAGCCGCTCTATCTCGGCCATCCCGAACTCGAACTGTTCGACGCTGTGATCGAGCAGGCGACCGACCGAGCGGCCTGA
- a CDS encoding CHASE3 domain-containing protein, which yields MPISRLSFVQATLLMLLAGLIALVAIVGTTIWLVNRTQTYVEELNQARELRSAAIDLFVTLQNAETGQRGYLLTGVESYLAPYDRAKGLFPQRLSRLEAAAKINAPDQTEVDRLAPILNDKMAELQQTIDLARAGHGEEALTIVRTDSGKQLMDDARAILSRLLTTAEARLADRITAQRDSADTLWWAAIIGGLVILAVTFGGAWTIVRYTRDLADTQKEVEALNVGLEERVRERTADLARANDEVQRFAYIVTHDLRAPLVNIMGFTSELETSLDSIRTFIASAPGEAVDPAFAEARVAVQEDVPEALGFIRSSTRKMDGLINAILKLSREGRRALKPEPVDLAALLKTAEESLTHQLNENGGSISAAVGLPPIVSDRLSLEQVIGNLLDNAVKYRSPERALQIKVAARPAPGNRVAITVEDNGRGIAEQDHERVFELFRRSGVQDIPGEGIGLAHVRTLVRNLGGDITLSSRFGQGTTFSIELPRDVRVFLGSKAA from the coding sequence ATGCCGATATCGCGCCTGTCGTTCGTCCAGGCAACGCTGCTCATGCTGCTGGCGGGCCTCATCGCCCTGGTCGCGATCGTCGGCACCACGATCTGGCTGGTGAACCGCACCCAGACCTATGTCGAGGAATTGAATCAGGCGCGCGAGTTACGCAGCGCCGCGATCGACCTTTTCGTCACCCTGCAGAACGCAGAGACCGGCCAGCGTGGCTATCTGCTTACCGGCGTGGAGAGCTATCTGGCGCCGTATGATCGTGCCAAGGGCTTGTTTCCGCAGCGCCTTTCCCGCCTCGAGGCCGCGGCAAAGATCAATGCGCCCGACCAGACGGAAGTCGATCGCCTGGCGCCGATCCTGAACGACAAGATGGCGGAGCTCCAGCAGACCATCGATCTCGCCAGAGCGGGCCATGGCGAAGAGGCGCTCACCATCGTTCGCACCGACAGCGGCAAGCAGCTCATGGATGATGCGCGCGCCATCCTCTCGCGCCTGCTCACGACCGCCGAGGCCCGGCTTGCCGACCGCATCACCGCCCAGCGGGACAGTGCCGACACGCTGTGGTGGGCAGCCATCATCGGCGGGCTGGTCATTCTGGCCGTCACTTTCGGGGGCGCCTGGACCATCGTGCGCTACACGCGGGACCTTGCGGACACCCAGAAGGAGGTCGAGGCACTGAATGTCGGCCTGGAGGAGCGGGTGCGCGAGCGCACCGCCGATCTTGCCCGGGCGAATGACGAGGTGCAGCGCTTCGCCTATATCGTCACCCATGATCTTCGTGCGCCGCTGGTGAACATCATGGGCTTCACCAGCGAATTGGAAACCAGCCTCGACTCGATCCGCACCTTCATCGCCTCGGCGCCGGGCGAGGCGGTCGACCCGGCGTTCGCCGAGGCACGGGTGGCGGTGCAGGAGGATGTGCCGGAAGCGCTTGGCTTCATCCGCTCCTCGACCCGCAAGATGGACGGCCTGATCAATGCCATCCTCAAGCTGTCGCGCGAGGGGCGCCGTGCGCTGAAGCCGGAGCCTGTCGACCTCGCGGCACTGCTGAAGACGGCCGAGGAAAGCCTCACCCACCAGCTCAATGAGAATGGCGGCAGCATCAGCGCCGCGGTCGGATTGCCGCCGATCGTCTCCGACCGGCTGTCGCTGGAACAGGTCATCGGCAATCTGCTCGACAATGCAGTGAAGTACCGCTCCCCCGAGCGCGCCTTGCAGATCAAGGTCGCGGCGCGCCCGGCGCCGGGCAATCGCGTCGCGATCACCGTCGAGGACAATGGCCGCGGCATTGCCGAACAGGATCATGAGCGGGTGTTCGAACTGTTCCGCCGCTCCGGCGTTCAGGACATACCGGGGGAAGGCATCGGCCTCGCCCATGTGCGCACGCTGGTGCGCAATCTCGGTGGCGACATCACCCTCAGTTCACGGTTTGGACAGGGGACGACGTTCAGTATAGAGCTGCCGCGCGACGTGCGGGTGTTTCTCGGGAGTAAAGCCGCGTGA